Proteins from a single region of Bogoriella caseilytica:
- a CDS encoding cytochrome c oxidase subunit 3, whose amino-acid sequence MLTVGVIVWLASELMFFAGLFAMYFTHRSVAGPEAWTEQTAVLNFPFALAICVILVSSSFTCQMGVFAAERFQAWRTGPIWNLRRWGLVEWYVLTFILGAVFVAGQATEYAELIQHGLTVGASTYGSVFYILTGFHALHVIGGLIAFLYVLASTFASKRFGHLEAGRAVVTSYYWHFVDVVWIGLFILIYVIDHLFVHGW is encoded by the coding sequence ATGCTCACCGTCGGCGTCATCGTCTGGCTGGCCAGTGAGCTCATGTTCTTCGCTGGGCTCTTCGCCATGTACTTCACGCACCGGTCGGTGGCCGGGCCGGAGGCGTGGACGGAACAGACCGCTGTCCTGAACTTCCCCTTCGCGCTCGCCATCTGCGTGATCCTGGTGAGCTCCTCGTTCACCTGCCAGATGGGGGTGTTCGCCGCCGAGCGCTTCCAGGCCTGGCGCACCGGGCCGATCTGGAACCTCCGTCGGTGGGGTCTGGTGGAGTGGTACGTGCTGACCTTCATCCTCGGCGCGGTCTTCGTGGCCGGTCAGGCCACGGAGTACGCGGAGCTGATCCAGCACGGGTTGACCGTCGGAGCCTCCACGTACGGATCGGTCTTCTACATCCTGACCGGCTTCCACGCGCTGCACGTCATCGGCGGGCTGATCGCCTTCCTGTACGTTCTCGCTTCCACCTTCGCCTCCAAGCGCTTCGGTCACCTCGAGGCCGGTCGCGCGGTGGTGACCTCCTACTACTGGCACTTCGTCGACGTGGTCTGGATCGGACTGTTCATCTTGATCTACGTCATTGACCACCTCTTCGTCCACGGCTGGTAA
- a CDS encoding ubiquinol-cytochrome c reductase iron-sulfur subunit has protein sequence MSKDQHTGTEVAPEEAQTPEVFENPGMEEHRERLADVDPRSAKRNERIIVLILVISALASIAGIVAYAVIPLDGESSSVRQSTLFLGLGLGIGLLGIGVAAIHWAKTLMSNVEYIEERHPQRSDDETRAIAADMMKAGVEDSGIGRRPVLKAALGGAVVLAPLPVVVPLVGNLGGEWNIDAYRHTIWGDTPEGFVGTLPDGSVGRRLARDPDDTPIRAADVTIGSAFHVIPHGMSEEEEYYNEKAKAVVLMVRMDPADLRERPERESWSYDGIVAYSKVCTHVGCPVALYERMTHHLLCPCHQSTFDLADEAKVVFGPADRPLPQLPIAVDDEGYLVATSDFHEPVGPTYWERLQ, from the coding sequence GTGAGCAAGGACCAGCACACCGGGACCGAGGTCGCCCCGGAAGAAGCGCAGACCCCCGAGGTCTTCGAGAACCCCGGCATGGAGGAACACCGGGAGCGCCTTGCCGACGTCGATCCTCGCTCCGCCAAGCGCAACGAGCGGATCATCGTCCTGATCCTGGTGATCTCGGCCCTGGCCTCCATCGCCGGGATCGTCGCCTACGCGGTGATCCCGCTCGACGGCGAAAGCTCCTCCGTGCGTCAGTCCACGCTCTTCCTGGGTCTCGGCCTGGGGATCGGGCTGCTCGGCATCGGTGTGGCGGCCATCCACTGGGCCAAGACCCTGATGTCGAACGTCGAGTACATCGAGGAACGTCACCCCCAGCGCAGTGACGACGAGACCCGGGCCATCGCCGCCGACATGATGAAGGCTGGCGTCGAGGACTCCGGCATCGGCCGTCGCCCGGTACTCAAGGCCGCTTTGGGGGGCGCCGTCGTACTCGCCCCGCTGCCTGTAGTGGTCCCGCTGGTCGGGAACCTCGGCGGCGAGTGGAACATCGACGCCTACCGTCACACCATCTGGGGTGACACTCCCGAAGGCTTCGTGGGGACGCTCCCAGATGGCTCCGTGGGCAGGCGCCTCGCCCGCGACCCCGACGACACCCCGATCCGTGCCGCCGACGTGACCATCGGCTCCGCCTTCCACGTCATCCCTCACGGGATGAGTGAGGAAGAGGAGTACTACAACGAGAAGGCCAAGGCAGTGGTGTTGATGGTCCGCATGGACCCTGCCGACCTCCGTGAGCGGCCTGAACGCGAGAGCTGGTCCTACGACGGCATCGTGGCCTACTCCAAGGTCTGCACCCACGTGGGCTGCCCGGTGGCCCTCTACGAGCGGATGACCCACCACTTGCTCTGCCCCTGCCACCAGTCGACCTTCGACCTTGCCGATGAGGCCAAGGTGGTCTTCGGTCCGGCGGACCGGCCGCTCCCGCAGCTGCCGATCGCCGTTGACGACGAGGGCTACCTGGTGGCGACGTCCGACTTCCACGAGCCGGTTGGCCCGACCTATTGGGAGCGCTTGCAGTGA
- a CDS encoding response regulator transcription factor — translation MTSNAAAETAVDLLLYSDDSTTRRHVIDAVGRRPGKGLPTVRWTEAATGVGAMTKIAAGDFALVVLDAEAAKTGGMALARQIKTEIFDAPPVLVLTGRPEDRWLATWSDADAVVPAPYDPMALQEAVAALLREGAEADRVSSVALTTGDHA, via the coding sequence ATGACCTCGAACGCCGCCGCCGAGACTGCCGTGGATCTGCTGCTGTACAGCGATGATTCCACCACGCGCCGTCACGTGATCGACGCCGTCGGGCGCCGTCCGGGCAAGGGCTTGCCCACGGTGCGCTGGACCGAAGCCGCCACGGGTGTGGGCGCGATGACGAAGATCGCCGCCGGTGACTTCGCTCTCGTCGTACTCGACGCCGAGGCGGCGAAGACCGGTGGGATGGCACTGGCACGCCAGATCAAGACCGAGATCTTCGACGCACCGCCGGTGCTGGTCCTGACCGGCCGCCCGGAGGATCGCTGGCTCGCCACCTGGTCCGACGCCGACGCGGTCGTTCCAGCGCCCTACGACCCGATGGCGCTCCAGGAAGCCGTCGCCGCGCTCCTGCGCGAGGGCGCCGAGGCCGACCGGGTCTCCTCGGTGGCGCTGACCACCGGTGATCACGCGTGA
- a CDS encoding cytochrome b has protein sequence MSTTKTSNDAPPTAQPRGEFQPGKVVSGGADLLDSRVGVAKAVRYMARKIFPEHWSFLLGEIALWSFVVVVISGIFLTMFFDPSMAHVHYPEDALPASHQGVEMSAAYASTVYMSWEVRGGLLMRQMHHWGALIFVAAVVVHMFRVFFTGAFRKPREINWLVGFALMILALAAGFSGYSLPDDVLSGNGLRIADGVAKSIPVLGSYVSLGLFGGEFPGTVVIPRLFTVHILIVPALIVALVTVHLLLMVLHKHTQFPGPGRTDKNVVGYPAFPAYAAKMGGYFFIVFGFIAVMGATMSINNVWNYGPYDPSPVGAGAQPDWYILFLEGALRIMPGWEVVLFDRWPLALSILIPGVIVPGIMFTVLALYPFIERAATRDQREHHVLDRPRNRPVRTALGVAYLGVFALLVLAGANDLIATHFALSLNDITWVFRVGFFVLPVVLFMVTKRICLGLQRRDRELVLHGHETGRVVQLANGEFMEVHRPLDEHERWVLVAHAPERPLEPGPATDRHGVDRPGYKIDRVRAAISRFFYEDRVEPVSPSEVEAAHHDHEEPTEIAAEGPVVESVHGGAIEINQGIPVEEPHDDQPGRSAGGGSAATLARSEQDRLAEQAREQDPEQQ, from the coding sequence GTGAGCACCACCAAGACCAGCAACGACGCGCCCCCCACGGCCCAGCCGCGCGGGGAGTTCCAGCCCGGCAAGGTCGTCTCCGGAGGGGCCGACCTGCTCGACTCGCGGGTCGGCGTGGCCAAGGCCGTGCGCTACATGGCGCGCAAGATCTTCCCCGAGCACTGGTCCTTCCTGCTCGGCGAGATCGCGCTGTGGAGCTTCGTGGTCGTGGTCATCTCAGGAATCTTCCTGACGATGTTCTTCGACCCCTCCATGGCGCACGTGCACTACCCCGAGGACGCCCTCCCGGCGAGCCACCAGGGTGTGGAGATGTCCGCGGCCTACGCCTCGACGGTCTACATGTCCTGGGAGGTGCGCGGTGGCCTGCTGATGCGTCAGATGCACCACTGGGGCGCGCTGATCTTCGTCGCCGCCGTTGTGGTGCACATGTTCCGCGTGTTCTTCACCGGTGCCTTCCGCAAGCCGCGCGAGATCAACTGGCTTGTGGGCTTCGCGCTCATGATCCTGGCCCTGGCTGCCGGCTTCTCCGGCTACTCCCTGCCCGATGACGTGCTCTCCGGCAACGGCCTGCGCATCGCCGACGGCGTGGCCAAGTCGATCCCGGTGCTGGGCTCCTATGTGTCCTTGGGCCTGTTCGGCGGTGAGTTCCCCGGAACCGTGGTGATCCCGCGGTTGTTCACCGTGCACATCCTGATCGTTCCTGCCTTGATCGTGGCGTTGGTGACGGTGCACCTGCTGCTGATGGTGCTGCACAAGCACACCCAGTTCCCCGGCCCGGGCCGTACCGACAAGAACGTCGTCGGCTACCCCGCCTTCCCGGCCTACGCCGCGAAGATGGGCGGCTACTTCTTCATCGTCTTCGGTTTCATCGCCGTGATGGGCGCGACGATGTCGATCAACAACGTGTGGAACTACGGGCCCTACGACCCTTCACCCGTGGGCGCCGGCGCCCAGCCAGACTGGTACATCCTCTTCCTCGAGGGTGCATTGCGGATTATGCCCGGATGGGAGGTCGTGCTCTTCGACCGCTGGCCCCTGGCACTGAGCATCCTGATCCCCGGCGTGATCGTCCCGGGCATCATGTTCACCGTCCTGGCGCTCTATCCCTTCATCGAGCGAGCGGCCACCCGCGATCAGCGTGAGCACCACGTGCTGGACCGTCCACGGAACCGCCCGGTGCGGACCGCGCTCGGTGTGGCCTACCTGGGTGTCTTCGCCCTCTTGGTGCTCGCCGGGGCGAATGACCTGATCGCCACGCACTTCGCGCTGTCCCTGAACGACATCACCTGGGTGTTCCGAGTCGGATTCTTCGTCCTGCCGGTGGTGCTGTTCATGGTGACCAAGCGCATCTGCCTGGGTCTGCAGCGCCGCGATCGAGAGCTGGTCCTGCACGGGCACGAGACAGGCCGTGTGGTGCAACTCGCCAATGGTGAGTTCATGGAGGTGCACCGTCCGCTCGATGAGCACGAGCGCTGGGTGCTGGTCGCCCACGCGCCGGAGCGGCCCCTGGAGCCCGGCCCGGCCACGGACCGCCACGGTGTGGACCGCCCGGGATACAAGATCGACCGCGTCCGCGCCGCGATCTCTCGCTTCTTCTACGAAGACCGGGTCGAGCCGGTGTCGCCCAGTGAGGTCGAGGCAGCACACCACGACCACGAGGAGCCCACAGAGATCGCTGCTGAGGGCCCGGTGGTCGAGAGTGTGCACGGGGGCGCCATCGAGATCAACCAGGGCATCCCCGTCGAGGAGCCGCACGACGACCAACCGGGACGCTCTGCCGGCGGTGGCTCAGCAGCCACGCTGGCCCGCAGCGAGCAGGATCGTCTTGCCGAGCAGGCGAGAGAGCAGGACCCCGAACAGCAGTAG
- a CDS encoding FKBP-type peptidyl-prolyl cis-trans isomerase: protein MRTRPRFALMTAVAAAAALTLAACEDAGPSEAEDPAAGEDSTGVESGAGDAGAGGECVRADQEAEEPVDPEEAYAPPASWDDAAPEVAAGYGDDPRVEFGDADEPEGLVVTVLEEGDGPLVYPGDEVVIDYHGQQWGSDEVFDSSFERPDPAVFPLANLIAGWQEGLPGTHAGDRVLLSVPADLAYGEIAGDDGMTEDGRPGGTLAFVIDVHGSFGAASAGQADATETGEAEALPVEIEGALGGPTCLTVDSAADQPEEPTATVIAEGSGEPLEEGDNVVLHFTASTWDNSIEESTWDGMGAETAPVGAGDPFTDLLLGVPSGSRVVLLMPAREPGAEAGSPSAQATAFVVDVVGEVPQR from the coding sequence GTGCGTACCCGCCCCCGTTTTGCGCTCATGACCGCAGTGGCCGCAGCTGCCGCCCTCACTCTCGCCGCCTGCGAGGACGCCGGCCCTTCTGAGGCTGAAGACCCGGCGGCCGGCGAGGACTCCACCGGCGTCGAGTCGGGCGCTGGGGACGCCGGCGCGGGCGGCGAGTGCGTGCGCGCCGACCAGGAAGCCGAGGAGCCCGTAGACCCCGAGGAGGCCTACGCTCCGCCGGCGTCCTGGGACGACGCTGCTCCCGAGGTCGCGGCCGGATACGGAGATGATCCGCGCGTCGAGTTCGGCGATGCCGACGAGCCCGAAGGCCTGGTGGTCACAGTCCTCGAGGAGGGTGACGGACCGCTGGTCTACCCCGGCGACGAGGTGGTCATCGACTATCACGGCCAACAGTGGGGATCGGATGAGGTCTTCGATTCCTCCTTCGAACGGCCCGACCCAGCGGTCTTCCCGCTCGCCAATCTGATCGCCGGCTGGCAGGAAGGGCTCCCCGGGACCCATGCGGGGGACCGCGTGCTGCTCTCCGTCCCGGCCGACCTGGCCTATGGCGAGATCGCGGGCGATGACGGCATGACCGAGGACGGCCGGCCCGGCGGGACCCTGGCCTTCGTCATTGATGTCCACGGCAGCTTCGGCGCAGCCTCGGCCGGGCAGGCCGACGCCACCGAGACCGGCGAGGCCGAAGCTCTCCCCGTGGAGATCGAGGGTGCGCTCGGGGGGCCCACCTGCCTCACGGTGGACTCCGCGGCGGATCAGCCCGAGGAGCCCACGGCCACGGTGATCGCCGAAGGCTCCGGTGAGCCGCTGGAGGAGGGCGACAACGTCGTCCTGCATTTCACCGCCTCCACCTGGGACAACAGCATCGAGGAGTCCACCTGGGACGGCATGGGCGCTGAGACAGCCCCGGTCGGAGCAGGCGACCCGTTCACCGATCTGCTGCTCGGTGTGCCGAGCGGCTCCCGTGTGGTCCTTCTCATGCCTGCGCGCGAGCCCGGCGCCGAGGCGGGTTCACCGAGCGCTCAAGCCACGGCCTTCGTGGTGGACGTCGTGGGAGAGGTGCCGCAGCGCTGA
- a CDS encoding c-type cytochrome — translation MKALAAGRRHRAAPVILVLLALILTGALYATVSPSQATAQSGDSAEDIEAGRTLFQANCSTCHGMNGEGTDAGPSLVGVGAASVDFQVSTGRMPMAMSGPQVMERAPQFDREQVHQMAAYVHALGPGPAIPAAEDVDPAGGDPANGMALFRTNCSMCHNSVGAGGALSEGRWAPALHDSTGTEIWEAMRTGPQNMPVFAESNIDNQGTQDIIAYLYEVREPTPGGFDLGSLGPVSEGLWAWLVGIGGLIVAAVWIGARAS, via the coding sequence GTGAAGGCACTCGCCGCAGGGAGAAGGCACCGGGCCGCACCGGTGATCCTGGTCCTGCTCGCCCTGATCCTGACCGGTGCGCTGTACGCAACCGTCTCGCCCTCTCAGGCGACCGCGCAGTCCGGAGACTCCGCTGAAGACATCGAGGCGGGTCGCACGCTCTTCCAGGCGAACTGCTCGACCTGTCACGGTATGAACGGTGAGGGCACTGACGCCGGGCCCTCGCTGGTCGGCGTCGGCGCGGCTTCGGTGGACTTCCAGGTCTCGACCGGCCGGATGCCGATGGCCATGTCTGGCCCTCAGGTCATGGAGCGCGCCCCGCAATTCGACCGGGAACAGGTCCACCAGATGGCCGCGTACGTGCACGCCCTGGGTCCTGGCCCCGCGATCCCGGCCGCCGAGGACGTGGACCCGGCCGGCGGTGACCCGGCCAACGGCATGGCCTTGTTCCGGACGAACTGCTCCATGTGCCACAACTCCGTCGGCGCCGGTGGCGCGCTGTCCGAAGGTCGGTGGGCGCCCGCGCTGCACGACTCGACGGGCACCGAGATCTGGGAGGCCATGCGCACCGGTCCGCAGAACATGCCGGTCTTCGCGGAGTCGAATATCGACAACCAGGGAACGCAAGACATCATCGCCTACCTCTACGAGGTTCGTGAGCCCACCCCGGGCGGGTTCGACCTGGGCTCGCTCGGCCCGGTCTCTGAGGGACTGTGGGCGTGGCTGGTCGGAATCGGCGGCTTGATCGTCGCCGCTGTGTGGATTGGAGCTAGGGCTTCGTGA
- a CDS encoding cytochrome c oxidase subunit 4: MSDKQKAHAPASPRRPMFVETMTFLAGVPFFVAVGIVYGFLSGWEPVGTTCLILLGGLFGMAGGYLYITAKRIDARPEDDPEGEIHQRAGEYGEFSPHSWWPLVCGISVTLMFGGVPIGWWLVGIGAVIGLIGITGQLFENYRGQHAH; this comes from the coding sequence ATGTCGGACAAGCAGAAGGCTCACGCGCCGGCCTCGCCCCGCAGGCCGATGTTCGTCGAGACCATGACCTTCCTGGCCGGTGTGCCTTTCTTCGTCGCGGTGGGCATCGTCTACGGCTTCCTCTCCGGATGGGAGCCGGTGGGTACCACCTGTCTCATCCTGCTGGGCGGCCTCTTCGGCATGGCCGGGGGTTACCTCTACATCACCGCCAAGCGCATCGATGCTCGGCCGGAGGACGACCCTGAGGGGGAGATCCACCAGCGGGCCGGCGAATACGGCGAGTTCTCTCCGCACTCGTGGTGGCCGCTCGTCTGCGGGATCTCCGTGACCCTGATGTTCGGCGGGGTGCCCATCGGCTGGTGGCTGGTGGGGATCGGCGCCGTGATCGGTTTGATCGGGATCACCGGCCAGCTCTTCGAGAACTACCGCGGACAGCACGCGCACTGA
- a CDS encoding HesB/IscA family protein, protein MTETAEQTTTHGVVLTDVAANKVRTLLEQEGRDDLRLRVAVQPGGCSGLIYQLYFDERFLDGDVARDFDGVEVIVDKMSVPYLEGATIDFSDTIEKQGFTIDNPNAGGSCACGDSFH, encoded by the coding sequence ATGACCGAGACTGCTGAGCAGACCACCACCCACGGGGTCGTCCTCACCGACGTCGCCGCCAACAAGGTTCGCACCCTGCTGGAGCAGGAAGGCCGCGATGATCTGCGGTTGCGTGTGGCCGTGCAGCCCGGCGGCTGTTCCGGTCTGATCTACCAGCTCTACTTCGACGAGCGTTTCCTCGACGGTGATGTCGCACGCGACTTCGACGGCGTTGAGGTGATCGTGGACAAGATGTCGGTGCCGTACCTCGAAGGCGCCACCATCGACTTCTCCGACACCATCGAGAAGCAGGGGTTCACCATCGACAACCCGAACGCCGGCGGATCCTGCGCCTGCGGCGACTCCTTCCACTGA
- the ctaD gene encoding cytochrome c oxidase subunit I gives MAGTTALQPETVRGLAPNRQSLGSQVISWMTSTDHKVIGKLYLVSSFLFFMIGGVLALLMRAELWEPGLLLQSREQYNQFFTMHGTIMMLLFATPLFSAFANALLPIQIGAPDVAFPRLNMLSFWLFSFGGLLVIAGFLTPQGAASFGWTAYQPLANAVFSPGLGSDLWVMGLAMTGFATIFGTVNFVTTIICMRAPGMTMFRMPIFSWNVLVTSILALMAFPVLAAALFGMTMDRVLGGHIFNPEFGGALLWQHLFWFFGHPEVYIVALPFFGIVSEIIPVFSRKPIFGYKSLVFATIAIAALSVTVWAHHMYTTGGVMLEFFALMTMLIAVPTGVKFFNWIGTMWRGKITFETPMLYSLGFLVTFLFGGLTGVILSAPALDMHLHDTYFVVGHFHYVVFGTVVFAMYAGFFFWWPKWTGKMLDERLGKIQFWILFVGFHMTFLVQHWLGVQGMPRRYADYMPEDGFTFYNQISTVGAVLIAISTLPFLWNVYKTARGPRTVFVDDPWGFGNSLEWATGSPVPRHNFTTLPRIRSERPAFDLHHPEVAAMDQAEPNEDVLDSIYASGDVQGREQVLNDRTADGEGPDGPIREFGPDHDTGPETEGNR, from the coding sequence ATGGCCGGCACCACCGCGCTGCAGCCGGAGACCGTGCGGGGGCTGGCGCCGAACCGCCAGAGTCTGGGGTCGCAGGTCATCTCCTGGATGACCTCTACCGATCACAAGGTGATCGGCAAGCTCTACCTGGTCTCCTCCTTCCTCTTCTTCATGATCGGTGGCGTGCTGGCGCTGCTCATGCGCGCCGAGCTCTGGGAGCCAGGGCTGCTCCTGCAGTCGCGCGAGCAGTACAACCAGTTCTTCACCATGCACGGCACGATCATGATGCTGCTCTTCGCGACGCCGCTGTTCTCCGCCTTCGCGAACGCGCTCCTGCCGATCCAGATCGGTGCTCCGGACGTGGCCTTCCCGCGGCTCAACATGCTGTCCTTCTGGCTGTTCTCCTTCGGTGGACTGCTCGTGATCGCCGGCTTCCTCACCCCCCAGGGCGCAGCAAGCTTCGGCTGGACGGCGTATCAACCGCTGGCCAACGCCGTCTTCTCCCCGGGGTTGGGCTCCGACCTCTGGGTGATGGGCTTGGCGATGACCGGATTCGCCACCATCTTCGGCACGGTCAACTTCGTCACCACGATTATCTGCATGCGCGCGCCCGGCATGACGATGTTCCGGATGCCGATCTTCTCCTGGAACGTGCTGGTCACCTCGATCCTGGCGCTGATGGCCTTTCCGGTGCTGGCCGCCGCTCTGTTCGGCATGACCATGGACCGGGTGCTCGGGGGGCACATCTTCAACCCCGAGTTCGGTGGTGCCCTGCTGTGGCAGCACCTGTTCTGGTTCTTCGGTCACCCCGAGGTCTACATCGTGGCGCTGCCCTTCTTCGGCATCGTCTCGGAGATCATCCCGGTGTTCTCGCGCAAGCCGATCTTCGGCTACAAGTCGCTGGTGTTCGCGACCATCGCGATCGCTGCGCTGTCCGTGACGGTCTGGGCGCACCACATGTACACCACCGGTGGTGTGATGCTGGAGTTCTTCGCCTTGATGACCATGCTCATCGCGGTTCCGACCGGCGTGAAGTTCTTCAACTGGATCGGCACGATGTGGCGCGGGAAGATCACCTTCGAGACGCCCATGCTCTACAGCCTCGGCTTCCTGGTCACCTTCCTCTTCGGCGGCCTGACCGGCGTGATCCTCTCCGCCCCGGCCCTCGACATGCACCTGCACGACACCTACTTCGTGGTGGGCCACTTCCACTACGTCGTCTTCGGCACGGTCGTGTTCGCGATGTATGCCGGCTTCTTCTTCTGGTGGCCCAAGTGGACCGGGAAGATGCTCGACGAGCGGCTCGGCAAGATCCAGTTCTGGATCCTCTTCGTTGGTTTCCACATGACCTTCCTGGTCCAGCACTGGCTGGGTGTGCAGGGGATGCCGCGACGCTACGCGGACTACATGCCGGAAGACGGATTCACGTTCTACAACCAGATCTCCACGGTGGGCGCGGTGCTGATCGCCATTTCCACACTGCCCTTCCTGTGGAACGTGTACAAGACCGCACGCGGCCCACGCACCGTCTTCGTCGACGACCCGTGGGGCTTCGGTAACTCCCTGGAGTGGGCCACCGGCTCTCCGGTGCCGCGCCACAACTTCACCACGCTGCCCCGGATCCGGTCTGAACGCCCGGCATTCGACCTGCACCACCCCGAGGTCGCGGCGATGGATCAAGCGGAGCCGAACGAGGACGTGCTCGATTCGATCTATGCCTCCGGCGATGTACAGGGCCGGGAACAGGTGCTGAACGACCGCACCGCCGATGGCGAAGGCCCGGATGGTCCGATCCGCGAGTTCGGCCCGGACCACGACACCGGCCCGGAGACGGAAGGGAACCGCTGA
- the coxB gene encoding cytochrome c oxidase subunit II, translating to MGMVALLASGCVPEHLRPSVGPGNGVDVGFLPSERGLTDRTDAMIDLWTGSWIAALIVGAIVWGLTIWCIIAYRKRKNDNQLPVQLRYHVPAELLYTLLPIVMVGVLFYYSTSVTHSFNRVGDTQAQGVDAINHTVVSSEETDADLAIEVYGKQWSWDFNYLDDDVYFSGGRVQLTGEEGVEETLPTLYLPVGETVTFTLHSRDVMHSFWIPAFLYKLDMLPGRVNTFQLTPQVEGVYAGKCAELCGEYHSEMLFNVAVVDRETYDAHMQELRDAGQTGRLGDELNRQYALTQEEN from the coding sequence ATGGGCATGGTCGCGCTACTGGCCAGCGGCTGCGTCCCCGAACACCTCCGGCCCTCGGTAGGCCCGGGTAATGGTGTCGACGTCGGATTCCTGCCGTCGGAGCGAGGACTGACTGACCGCACCGACGCCATGATCGATCTGTGGACCGGGTCGTGGATCGCAGCGCTGATTGTCGGCGCCATCGTGTGGGGTCTGACGATCTGGTGCATCATCGCCTACCGCAAGCGCAAGAACGACAACCAGCTTCCGGTGCAGCTGCGCTATCACGTGCCTGCCGAACTGCTCTACACGCTGCTCCCGATCGTGATGGTCGGGGTGCTCTTCTACTACTCCACCTCGGTGACCCACAGCTTCAACCGGGTGGGAGACACCCAGGCACAGGGCGTGGATGCCATCAACCACACCGTGGTGTCCTCCGAGGAGACCGACGCCGATCTCGCGATCGAGGTCTATGGCAAGCAGTGGAGCTGGGACTTCAACTATCTCGACGACGACGTGTACTTCTCCGGTGGTCGTGTGCAGCTCACCGGTGAGGAAGGGGTGGAGGAGACACTCCCCACGCTGTACCTGCCGGTGGGGGAGACGGTGACCTTCACGCTGCACTCACGTGACGTGATGCACTCCTTCTGGATCCCGGCCTTCCTCTATAAGCTCGACATGCTCCCGGGCCGCGTGAACACCTTCCAGCTCACTCCGCAGGTCGAGGGCGTCTACGCCGGCAAGTGCGCCGAGCTGTGCGGGGAGTACCACTCCGAGATGCTGTTCAACGTCGCCGTCGTCGACCGCGAGACCTACGACGCCCACATGCAGGAGTTGCGCGATGCCGGCCAGACCGGGCGCCTGGGCGACGAGCTCAACCGGCAGTACGCGCTGACGCAGGAGGAGAACTGA
- the trpD gene encoding anthranilate phosphoribosyltransferase — translation MTEEPTAPQLTWPDLLGLIADQRDLSAEQTAWAMRQVMTGHASPAVLGGMLLGLAAKGETTAELAGIAEEMLAHAEPFRADGTGAVDVVGTGGDRMNTVNVSTMASLVVAGAGLGVVKHGNRAASSTSGSADVLEALGVSLDLPAARVAEVYQRAGITFCFAMVFHPSFRHAGPVRKELGVGTIFNLLGPLTNPGRPRATAIGVARHRAMPLVAGVLARRGTSALVFRGRNGLDELSATAVNDVIEVREGKLEAHSLDAVADLGLRATTVDALRGSDAGANADIARRVLHGEGAGSPTALTPVRETVLLNAAAALVAHGTLPGTGAGHGDLTARLRAGLALAAEAVDSGAAQARLEAWVTATQD, via the coding sequence GTGACTGAGGAGCCCACCGCTCCCCAGCTCACCTGGCCTGATCTCCTCGGCCTGATCGCCGATCAGCGCGATCTCTCCGCTGAACAGACCGCGTGGGCGATGCGCCAGGTGATGACCGGTCACGCCTCACCGGCCGTCCTCGGCGGCATGCTCCTGGGCCTCGCCGCCAAGGGTGAGACCACCGCAGAGCTCGCTGGCATCGCCGAGGAGATGCTCGCGCACGCTGAGCCCTTCCGCGCAGACGGGACTGGCGCGGTCGACGTCGTCGGTACCGGCGGTGACCGGATGAACACCGTGAACGTCTCAACCATGGCCTCGTTGGTCGTTGCCGGGGCGGGGCTGGGCGTGGTCAAGCACGGCAATCGGGCGGCGAGCTCCACTTCCGGTAGCGCGGACGTGCTCGAGGCGCTCGGCGTCTCGCTGGATCTGCCTGCGGCCCGCGTGGCCGAGGTCTACCAGCGGGCCGGGATCACCTTCTGCTTCGCCATGGTCTTCCACCCTTCGTTCCGGCATGCCGGGCCGGTGCGGAAGGAACTGGGCGTCGGCACGATCTTCAACCTCCTCGGCCCGCTCACCAATCCCGGCCGGCCCCGTGCAACCGCCATCGGCGTGGCACGGCACCGCGCCATGCCCCTGGTGGCCGGGGTACTCGCACGCCGCGGTACCAGCGCGCTGGTCTTCCGTGGGCGCAATGGCCTCGATGAGCTTTCGGCCACCGCAGTCAATGACGTCATCGAAGTCCGCGAGGGCAAGCTCGAGGCCCACAGCCTCGACGCGGTGGCCGACCTCGGCCTGAGGGCGACCACGGTCGACGCGCTCCGCGGCAGTGACGCCGGGGCCAACGCGGACATCGCCCGGCGCGTGCTCCATGGCGAGGGCGCCGGTTCACCCACCGCTCTCACGCCGGTTCGTGAGACGGTGCTCCTCAATGCCGCCGCCGCCCTGGTGGCTCACGGCACGCTCCCCGGGACGGGCGCCGGCCACGGGGACCTCACCGCGCGGCTACGTGCGGGCCTGGCACTGGCAGCGGAGGCCGTCGACAGCGGCGCCGCCCAGGCGAGGCTGGAAGCCTGGGTCACCGCGACGCAGGACTGA